The Scophthalmus maximus strain ysfricsl-2021 chromosome 7, ASM2237912v1, whole genome shotgun sequence genome includes a window with the following:
- the mical3a gene encoding protein-methionine sulfoxide oxidase mical3a isoform X20 has product MGDGGAGATGGNGANRSHVLFDSFVQASTCKGTLKAFQELCDHTEVRPTEHRVFYHKLKSKLNYWKAKALWAKLDKRASHKEYKKGRACANSKCLIIGAGPCGLRTAIELAFLGARVVLLEKRDAFSRNNVLHLWPFTIQDLRGLGAKKFYGKFCAGAIDHISIRQLQLMLLKVALLLGIEIHVNVEFKGLIEPPGDQETERIGWRAEVHPRTHPVNELEFDVIIGADGRRNTLPGFGRKEFRGKLAIAITANFINRHTSAEAKVEEISGVAFIFNQKFFQDLREATGIDLENIVYYKDDTHYFVMTAKKQSLLEKGVILHDYADTEMLLSRANVDQAALLSYAREAADFSTSQQLPTLDFAINHYGQPDVAMFDFTCMYASENAAMVRQRNGHQLLVALVGDSLLEPFWPMGTGIARGFLAAMDSGWMVKSWAQGKTPLEVLAERESIYRLLPQTTTENISKNFNQYCVDPTTRYPNISLNFLKPSQVRHLIDTGESREMRIEIENVINSSTPKLARNENCLLDKQSQESIARSSKLLNWCQRQTEGYRNVKVTDLTMSWKSGLALCALIHRYRPDLIDFDSLDERDQEKNNQLGFDVAEKEFCISPCMTGKEMSSVVEPDKLSMVMYLSQFYEMFKDTVPPGDKQNMSPEEKAALIASTKSPISFLSKLGQSIAISRKRNPKDKKEKDVDGLGKRRKTSQSEDEELSRASRDDRPCVPALQSERKMDCAAVGNHNKVKVMATQLLAKFEENAPAQHSGLKRQGDSLPNLDRLLPPSPPRPSVKEPVRLAPVPAWRKRRTQQQEQLSIRYKEMIKCQTLPGKGGEQARSGADPLSSSGSRSCPKKTILLPSSSSTSSLSLHSEGSLRKDFPVNIGGSDVCFFCRKRVYVMERLSAEGKFFHRSCFKCDYCNTTLRLSSYAFDVEDGKFYCKPHYCYRLSGYAQRKRPAPSPAPITAKENLTPQSSPSAVDAPGRAMAAAAPSSELQPSVPEVNGLQEPSLAKRLRGTPERIELENYRLSLQREEELEEVPEETLAEHNLSSVLDKATDADLGSSSSESDMEEEDEQEDQDLDQDQEEEEAEDQQLASPSDLGGVPWKEAVELHAKLRGDPGDEDDEEGEGEGEHDALGDAASRNGELDEEEEEEEEEDEDDEESSDEGDYCPWDKELQSGLWLEKYLTDEEDVGTFKARNLPLQQVLQPVDPQAIPGLVRTHRDPEGDKDGRPASASQLSHPSELTQPSSAAPAHTSARHEAVRVWLESMSGEPCEDEDLEAEANSPDMEPGTEMDQDDIPSDAEAESRLHQSEDAGALPEEDKKSESVGVSSGVEPSSISPMQKDVVLSPLEPPPEPETQILLVKSPGTRFFSDPFIPEETTAERTAPSPAARSPLCPSPVPSPPAAAAAAASPVNVSAASPPSSPTRSPVASPLKPAIKSPVRSPVRSPVSPPIRSQPTPLPETRTPISPVYPHRSICPLTGNPLSPICAQPLPCHEPSSPLTSDSPVRTQPVPAVTSTPMGQTDRGTPEPSKSIDSSTEEAKKTDIIEEFWQKSAEIRKSLGLTPLDRSSKIFEKSVVKEAPSQDPTPVKAPGVSEEQKPAFTGRAVIRRLNITLEGQVITPVAPAELKSNGSDKRDLSSSSGLGLNGSMATSQTANSDSYTMSDSTMLTPPSSPPPPVPANQSPAVFRQQRHQVSWSNGTERLPPERVKEPQKSRTPVPAPRTQLSPASQPKPAPRKVPSPQAAAEAAPEVAPDAAHEAAPVVVMRVKKKPRSEEVRKSFVETVEEIPFADDVEETYDERTPETSMNRYYTPPTSKPSRVKPPLHLALAMENGKPNIPASKAQRATQFSPEAKEIAEERIRAREKSVKSQALKEAMAKQLNRMKESDIDKGASPKVAWSATPDAAGKSKKPAASPKSSAVKALEKKTETLPERFFSSNKSLDSSVASSDGSSAGKSKKRSSLFSPRKNKKEKKAKNDGSRLSGADETPPKHKSLWKAVFSGYKKDKKKKDDKSCPSTPSSSSTTQDSGKKGTSPTGKSSDLKSRRNLSFSEDSDLSCDDVLERSSQKSKADRHADIFDLVSDIQKETIKEQGLEKERRRELKEKRRAKERQKEREREKEVAREKDKDDEESVYVPHALAFKRSYATKKTYTEEELNAKLTRRVQKAARRQAKQEELKRLHRAQIIQRQLEQVEEKQRQLEERGVAVEKALRGEAGLYKGTYTLPKQHKRRSDYWGDSNYSEILDLHLGVEPFVGMPRQRRALSFCPCCSPEGMGKKDDPKLMQEWFKLVQEKNALVRYESELMIFARELELEDRQSRLQQELRERMAVEDHLKTDKELAQERQILNEMLEVVEQRDALVALLEEQRLREKEEDKDLEGVMLSKGFNLNWV; this is encoded by the exons ATGGGGGATGGAGGTGCTGGTGCCACCGGAGGAAACGGGGCGAATCGGTCCCACGTCCTGTTCGACAGCTTCGTCCAGGCGTCCACGTGCAAGGGCACGCTCAAGGCCTTCCAGGAGCTGTGCGACCACACAGAGGTCAGGCCCACGGAGCACCGGGTCTTCTATCACAAGCTCAAGTCCAAGCTCAACTACTGGAAGGCCAAGGCGCTCTGGGCCAAGCTGGACAAGAGGGCCAGCCACAAGGAGTACAAGAAGGGTCGCGCCTGTGCCAACTCAAAG TGTCTGATCATCGGTGCGGGGCCATGCGGCTTACGTACCGCCATCGAGCTGGCCTTCCTGGGGGCCAGAGTGGTGCTGCTGGAGAAGAGAGACGCCTTCTCCAGGAACAACGTGCTGCACCTCTGGCCCTTCACCATCCAGGACCTCAGGGGCCTCGGGGCCAAGAAGTTCTACGGGAAGTTCTGTGCCGGTGCCATCGATCATATCA GTATTCGTCAGCTCCAGCTGATGCTGCTCAAAGTGGCTCTCCTCCTGGGCATTGAGATCCATGTCAACGTAGAGTTCAAGGGTCTCATTGAGCCCCCCGGCGATCAAGAAACTGAAA GGATAGGCTGGAGGGCTGAGGTCCACCCCAGGACGCACCCTGTCAACGAGCTGGAGTTCGATGTCATCATCGGAGCAGACGGAAGGAGAAATACCTTACCAG GGTTTGGGCGTAAGGAGTTCCGGGGCAAGCTCGCGATCGCCATCACCGCCAACTTCATCAACAGGCACACGTCGGCGGAGGCAAAGGTTGAAGAGATCAGCGGTGTGGCCTTCATCTTCAACCAGAAGTTCTTTCAAGACCTCCGAGAAGCCACAG GTATTGACCTGGAAAACATCGTTTACTACAAGGATGACACGCACTACTTTGTGATGACTGCCAAAAAGCAGAGCCTGTTGGAGAAAGGAGTCATTCTGCAT GACTATGCGGACACAGAGATGCTGCTTTCCCGAGCTAACGTAGACCAGGCCGCCCTGCTCTCTTACGCCCGAGAGGCTGCGGATTTCTCCACCAGCCAACAGCTGCCCACACTGGACTTTGCCATCAACCACTACGGCCAGCCGGATGTGGCCATGTTCGACTTCACCTGCATGTACGCCTCGGAGAACGCCGCCATGGTGCGCCAGCGCAACGGCCACCAGCTGCTGGTGGCGCTGGTGGGCGACAGCCTGTTGGAG CCCTTCTGGCCCATGGGCACCGGCATCGCCCGAGGTTTCCTGGCGGCCATGGACTCAGGCTGGATGGTGAAGAGCTGGGCTCAAGGAAAAACCCCACTGGAGGTGCTGGCTGAGAG GGAGAGTATCTACCGCCTGCTGCCCCAGACCACAACGGAAAACATCAGCAAGAACTTCAATCAGTACTGCGTGGATCCGACCACGCGCTACCCCAACATAAGCCTTAACTTCCTTAAGCCCAGCCAG GTTCGGCATCTCATCGACACGGGGGAGTCGAGGGAAATGCGCATAGAAATAGAGAACGTTATCAACTCGTCGACGCCCAAGTTGGCCAGGAATG AAAATTGCCTGCTTGACAAGCAGTCGCAAG AATCCATCGCTCGATCTAGTAAGCTGCTCAACTGGTGCCAGAGACAAACGGAGGGATACAGGAATGTTAAAGTCACAGACCTCACCATGTCCTGGAAGAGCGGTCTGGCCCTGTGTGCCCTCATCCACCGGTATAGACCGGATCTCAT TGACTTTGACTCGCTGGACGAGCGCGACCAGGAAAAGAACAACCAGTTGGGCTTCGACGTGGCGGAGAAGGAGTTTTGCATATCGCCCTGCATGACTGGCAAGGAGATGTCTTCCGTGGTGGAGCCAGACAAACTCTCCATGGTCATGTACCTCAGCCAGTTTTATGAGATGTTCAAGGACACAGTGCCACCCGGAG ATAAGCAAAACATGAGTCCGGAGGAGAAGGCAGCACTGATAGCCAGCACCAAGTCTCCCATCTCGTTCCTCAGCAAACTGGGTCAGAGCATAGCGATATCCAGGAAACGGAATCCAAAG gacaaaaaagagaaggatgTGGACGGTTtggggaagagaaggaaaaccAGTCAGTCTGAAGAT gaGGAATTATCCAGGGCCAGTCGTGACGACAGGCCGTGCGTCCCCGCTCTCCAGTCTGAGAGAAAAATGGACTGTGCCGCTGTGGGGAACCACAACAAAGTCAAGGTCATGGCCACCCAGCTGCTCGCCAAGTTCGAGGAGAACGCCCCTGCCCAGCACTCAGGACTCAAACGACAG GGGGACTCGCTGCCCAATCTGGACCGCCTTttgcccccctccccgccccggCCCTCTGTGAAAGAGCCGGTGCGCCTGGCACCTGTTCCCGCCTGGAGAAAG AGacgcacacagcagcaggagcagctgagcATTCGCTACAAAGAAATGATCAAGTGTCAGACGCTGCCCGGTAAAGGGGGGGAGCAG GCCAGAAGTGGCGCGGACCCACTGTCCAGCTCGGGCTCTCGGAGTTGCCCAAAGAAAACCATTCtgctcccttcttcctcctccacttcctcgctctctcttcacTCAGAG GGCTCCCTGAGAAAGGATTTCCCGGTCAACATCGGCGGCAGCGACGTCTGCTTCTTCTGTCGAAAGCGCGTGTACGTGATGGAGAGGCTGAGCGCCGAGGGGAAGTTCTTCCACCGCAGCTGCTTCAAGTGCGACTACTGCAACACCACACTGCGACTGTCCTCTTATGCCTTCGACGTGGAGGACG GGAAATTTTACTGCAAGCCGCACTACTGTTACCGACTGTCTGGCTACGCCCAGAGAAAGAGGCCTGCTCCCTCCCCTGCTCCAATCACAGCGAAG GAGAACCTGACGCCCCAGTCCTCCCCATCGGCCGTAGACGCCCCAGGAAGGGCGATGGCAGCGGCGGCCCCCTCGTCCGAGCTCCAGCCCTCAG TGCCGGAGGTCAACGGACTGCAGGAGCCGAGCCTGGCCAAGCGCCTGCGTGGCACTCCGGAGCGCATCGAGCTGGAGAACTACCGCCTGTcgctgcagagggaggaggagctggaggaggtgccCGAGGAGACGCTGGCCGAGCACAACCTCAGCAGTGTGCTGGACAAGGCCACAGACGCCGACCTGGGCTCCAG TAGCTCAGAGtcagacatggaggaggaggatgagcaggaggaccaggacctggatcaggatcaggaggaggaggaggcggaagacCAACAGCTTGCCAGCCCCTCGGACCTCGGCGGCGTTCCCTGGAAGGAGGCGGTGGAGCTCCACGCCAAGCTGAGGGGCGACCCCGGCGACGAAGAcgacgaggagggagagggagagggggagcaCGATGCTCTGGGCGACGCGGCCAGCAGGAACGGCGAAttagatgaagaagaagaggaggaggaggaggaggatgaagatgacgaggagTCGAGCGATG AGGGGGATTACTGCCCCTGGGACAAAGAGCTCCAGTCCGGCCTCTGGCTGGAGAAGTACCTCACAGACGAAGAGGATGTTGGTACATTTAaag CCAGGAACCTGCCGCTCCAACAGGTCCTGCAGCCGGTGGATCCCCAGGCCATTCCAGGTCTGGTGCGAACACACCGCGACCCTGAGGGAGACAAGGATGGCCGGCCGGCCTCGGCCTCCCAACTCTCCCATCCCTCTGAGCTCACACAGCCCTCCTCCGCAG CACCTGCCCACACATCCGCCCGACACGAGGCAGTGAGAGTCTGGTTGGAGTCCATGTCTGGAG AACCGTGTGAGGACGAAGACCTGGAGGCAGAAGCCAACAGCCCAGATATGGAGCCCGGAACAGAGATGGACCAGG ACGACATCCCTTCAGACGCAGAAGCCGAGTCTCGTCTGCACCAGTCGGAGGACGCTGGAGCACTTCCTGAAGAAGACAAGAAATCTGAGAGTGTGGGAGTGTCCTCCGGCGTTG AACCCTCCAGCATCAGCCCGATGCAGAAGGATGTTGTCCTCTCACCTCTCGAACCGCCACCAGAGcctgagacacag aTACTTCTTGTGAAGTCGCCCGGCACTCGCTTTTTCTCGGATCCGTTCATACCCGAGGAAACGACGGCCGAGAGGACAGCTCCTTCCCCGGCTGCCAGGAGCCCGCTGTGCCCTTCGCCcgtcccttctcctcctgctgctgccgctgctgccgcttcTCCCGTCAATGTCTCTGCCGCATCGCCTCCCAGTTCGCCCACCAGATCGCCTGTCGCCTCCCCACTCAAGCCTGCAATCAAGTCCCCCGTCAGATCCCCCGTCAGGTCTCCCGTTAGCCCACCGATCCGCTCCCAGCCCACCCCCCTACCGGAGACGCGCACTCCTATATCTCCCGTCTACCCTCACCGCTCCATTTGCCCTCTCACGGGTAACCCCCTCTCCCCAATCTGTGCGCAGCCGTTGCCTTGTCACGAACCGTCGTCGCCGCTCACCTCGGATTCTCCCGTCAGAACTCAGCCTGTCCCCGCGGTCACCTCCACGCCCATGGGCCAGACTGACAGGGGCACGCCGGAGCCCTCAAAGTCTATAGATTCCTCGACGGAGGAAGCTAAGAAGACCGATATCATCGAGGAATTTTGGCAAAAGAGCGCCGAGATAAGGAAAAGCCTCGGCCTGACTCCTTTGGATCGCAGTAGCAAAATCTTCGAAAAGAGCGTCGTTAAGGAGGCTCCGTCGCAGGACCCCACCCCTGTCAAGGCACCAGGTGTGTCAGAGGAGCAGAAGCCTGCCTTTACTGGCCGCGCTGTCATTCGCAGGCTCAACATCACTCTCGAGGGTCAGGTAATTACGCCCGTTGCCCCTGCCGAGCTCAAGAGTAATGGCTCTGATAAGAGGGacctcagcagcagctctggctTGGGGTTGAACGGCAGCATGGCCACGAGTCAGACGGCGAACAGCGACAGCTACACCATGTCCGACTCCACGATGCTCACCCCGCCCTCCAGCCCGCCGCCACCCGTGCCTGCAAATCAGTCTCCAGCCGTGTTCAGGCAGCAGAGACACCAGGTGTCCTGGAGCAACGGAACAGAAAGACTTCCACCGGAGCGCGTCAAAGAGCCACAAAAATCCAGGACTCCTGTTCCCGCGCCGCGGACCCAGCTGAGCCCCGCGTCTCAGCCCAAGCCTGCGCCCAGGAAAGTGCCATCGCCCCAGGCAGCTGCGGAAGCGGCTCCCGAAGTGGCTCCCGATGCGGCTCATGAAGCAGCTCCAGTGGTCGTCATGAGGGTGAAGAAGAAGCCCCGGtcggaggaggtgaggaagtcGTTTgtggagacggtggaggagATTCCGTTTGCCGATGACGTGGAGGAGACGTACGACGAGCGGACGCCGGAAACGAGCATGAACAGGTATTACACTCCACCCACCAGCAAGCCCAGCAGAGTGAAACCTCCTCTGCATCTGGCGCTGGCAATGGAGAACGGTAAACCCAACATCCCGGCTTCTAAGGCACAGAGGGCGACTCAATTCTCTCCAGAGGCCAAGGAGATCGCCGAGGAGAGAATCCGGGCCAGAGAAAAGTCTGTCAAGAGCCAGGCGCTGAAGGAGGCCATGGCCAAGCAGCTGAACAGAATGAAAGAATCCGACATTGACAAGGGCGCCTCGCCCAAAGTGGCCTGGAGCGCAACGCCGGACGCCGcgggaaaaagtaaaaagccgGCCGCATCACCGAAGTCGTCGGCCGTGAAAGCCCTCGAGAAGAAGACGGAGACTCTGCCCGAGCGCTTCTTCAGCAGCAACAAGAGCCTGGACAGCTCAGTGGCCTCGTCCGACGGCTCCTCCGCCGGCAAGAGCAAGAAGCGCAGCTCGCTCTTCTCGCCGCGCAAGAataagaaggagaaaaaggccAAGAACGACGGCAGCAGGCTCTCCGGCGCCGACGAGACGCCGCCCAAGCACAAGTCGCTGTGGAAGGCAGTGTTCTCCGGCTacaagaaggacaagaagaagaaggacgacAAATCGTGTCCGAGCACGCcgtccagcagctccaccacTCAGGACTCTGGCAAGAAGGGAACATCGCCAACCGGGAAATCATCAG ATTTGAAATCCCGCAGAAACTTGAGCTTCTCCGAGGACTCTGACCTGTCGTGCGACGACGTCCTCGAGCGATCCTCCCAGAAGTCGAAGGCAGAT CGGCACGCGGACATCTTTGACCTCGTGTCAGACATTCAGAAGGAGACGATAAAGGAGCAGgggctggagaaggagaggaggagggagttaaaggaaaaaaggagggcgaaagagaggcagaaagagagagagcgggagaaagaGGTTGCTCGAGAAAAGGACAAAGACGACGAGGAG TCGGTTTATGTTCCTCATGCGCTGGCGTTCAAGAGATCGTACGCCACGAAG AAAACCTACACGGAGGAAGAGCTGAACGCCAAGC